A window of Microcoleus sp. bin38.metabat.b11b12b14.051 genomic DNA:
CTGATTCGACATCAGTGACTGTGAATTTGTCCATGTTAGCTTGCAGCACCTTTTTCTGAGCTTCCGTCAAGCCAGAAATGTTGAGTACCTCCTCAACTTTTTCGTAAGGAGCATTCTTAATAATTAGTCCAGCTAAAGTGGGATACAACCCTCGAAATTCCCGAAAGTCACGGACGGCGCTGTTGTTCAAATCAAGTTTTTTGCCGTATTCTGTGGCAAGCTTGTCATCGGCGCGATTGGTTCTAG
This region includes:
- the psbU gene encoding photosystem II complex extrinsic protein PsbU; the protein is MKRLGRLLAVLGLVLGCIAWAGDMSAIAGTLSRVVLPSSSLLAVEAPARTNRADDKLATEYGKKLDLNNSAVRDFREFRGLYPTLAGLIIKNAPYEKVEEVLNISGLTEAQKKVLQANMDKFTVTDVESVFIEGDTRLNNGLYD